aagactAGTGATCAGTTGGGCTGCAAATCTTCTCTCTCTACAGCTCTCTTACTGGAAGTCTGCACCCAACAGCAAATCCCTGACTTCCATCTATGTCAAGTTCTTTGGACAAGAAGTTGCCTTTGTTGACTTTGACAAAAACTGGTTTGACAACACCCTTAATGTACGATTCAAACAAACAACCCATCAACCTAAAGATCAAtttaatcacaattttgcaagacgcaatatttataaaatattcTTCCCCTGCAGCTCATCTTTGCCAATAACAATGCTGACACGTTTGGTAGAGATGTTTTCAAGGCTCTGCAGTCTGGTCCTATTTTGCACTTTGTTAAGCCTCTGCTGGCTAATGAGGTGAGACGTATCATGCCTACTATAGCTGGTTTTCCCATGGAGCTCGGTCTGTACACTGCTGCTGTGGCTGTTGTTCCTGGTCAAAGTGAGTAAATGCTAAAAATCAACTAAAACACCTAATGTTACTTAACGACCTAATATTTCCATCAACACCAAAAATTCTTTAAAGGttttgagcattttttttttaacttttttcaaagaaaagaagaagttgCAAACTTTCTTTTAATAGATGAATATGAAAATATCATAACAATGTGCAGAAAAGTAactttctgttctgttttcttagTCAAAGTCACCACAACTCCAGCTCTGCCAGAAGACTTTTATCTCAGACACCTTCTCAAGGCAGACATAGACATTAGTACCAAGGTCACACCAAGGTGGGACAATAGCTGTCGCTACAATAGCAAATGGCTAATACTTTATAATACAGCACATAACTAAGGGTTTAATTCTACCCCTGGAATCAAATGGGAATTTCCAAGAATTTTACCTGAAATTATAACACAATTATATTTACTTACAAACACTTAGCAGTAGATACGCTACAGAAAGGGATAATAATCCAAGTATTTACAGGAAAGACGAAATAATGGCACTGTGAATAATTTTATGTAGTGTgtaagagaaattaaaaaacaaaaaacagatattAGTTTTTCCAAGTAGGAACGTGACAACAGTCCTCATCACATTTTTATATGTCAAATAAGAGGAATAATGGAACATCCATGGTTCACACCAGCATAATGAatagtaaaaatgtaaaaggcaAAGTTAAGCTACTTGATGGTTGGAGAACCTAAAATACAGCAGGTACCTGCAGTGTGAGATGGGGACTGAAAATGGcttaattttgtgtttgtgcctCAGTTCCTGTAAAATACCTGAAGTTACGCactacttaaaattacttatGCATTACTTAAAACTCTTCATGTACTATTTAAAATGACTTACAGTGTAATTTGCATCTCTTTTCTTGCAAAATAACCAAAGTTACACACTGCTTACTCACTATTATAGCTACTTCTGTACTATTTAAATTGCTTACAGTTCAATTTGTCTTTTCCTGGAAACACAATACTTATAATTACTTACATACtacttaaatttttttaattttaagaaaacaaGGAGTTTAAATTCATGGATAAGAAACTTTAAGGTACAATTTGCGTCTCTTTTCCTGTCAAATACTCAAAGATACGCACTACTTGAATTTTCTTAAGCAATATTTAAAGatattagaatagaatagaatagaatagaatagaatagaatagaatagccatttattgtcattgtacatgtactgTACAACAAACTTGTGGGTGCTCCACACTATTTGtgccaaaataaaatataaatagtgtaCAGCAGGAATATATACAATCAAGAGggatatatacaaaaataaggtaaaggCGCACATTAGAGAACAAAATAGTTGCAAACAGGTTGGAAGTAGTGCAAAGAAAAGGTCTGAATAGAGTCTGTGTGCAAGCGACCTGAGTGGTGCAGGTATTTATGTACTATTTATAATTACTCACATTATAATTTGCATAATTTGTCTCCTTTCCTGTAAAATACCTGAAGTTACACGCAGCTTAAAAGTACGTGTGCATAGCATAAAATTACTTAAAgtataatttttcttttctttatgtaAAAAACTTGAATTATTACCCCTTATGCAACTGTGTCTACCTCTGGGTATTTGTTGGTAAATATAATTAGATTGTAAGTTCAGGTATAATACAAGGAAATTCCACTTATTTCTAGGGGAATTACCCTCTTGGGCGTGGGCTgcattataaagtgttaccaaCAAATGTAATATAATGTTCAACTGTACTCCTCTTCCAGTGTCGCTGTGAACACATTTGCTGTGTTCGGGATAAACACTGCCATACTCCAGGCTGTCATGGTATCAAGAGCCAAACTCTACTCCATCGCACCTGCCAAAACTGAAGTcacatttaacatcaatgagGGCTACTTAAACTTCACAGCTCATCCTGTTTCAGTGCCTGAAAACATTACAGCTGTGGAGTAAGCCATGGCATTTTTAATTCATTGCATATTCTTAAACATCTCTTAAACATGATTACGGTACATCCTTGCTTCTCTTTAACAGGGTTGAGACTTTTGCTGTGGTAAGAAATCCTGCTTCAGGAGAGAGAATCACTCCTGTGATACCTGCCAACCCAAGACAGGTTCTTATATTGAATAATACTTCTTCTGATGCTGCTAGTGAGGtgaattttaaactgttttagatatataaaaaatatctgtgtcttttttatgtaattaacacatctTTCTCCTCATAGTCAAGATCCGAAGAGTTCATTTCTCAACGTCAGAAAGCTGGCATGCACATCAAATCTAAAATGGTGAAGAGTAAGAAGAAGTACTGCGCTCAGAGTGTTAACGCTGGACTCAAGGCCTGTCTCAAGATTGCCACTGCTTACACGGGGGATGCTGCAGTGTATAAACTGGCTGGAAAGCACTCTGCTGCTTTTTCTGTCACACCAAGTAAGAACTTAGAAAACCGCACTTTTGTGCTTTTTCTAGTGACACAGTGCAGAAATTAGCTGCTAACCGCATTAACTGATGATGCTTTCAGTCGAAGGTGAAGCTGCTGAGAGACTGGAATTAGAGGTTCAACTTGGAAGTAAGGCTGCGCAGAAGATCATCAAACACATCACCCTTAGAGAAGAAGAAATCCCTGAGGAAACACCAGTCTTAATGAAGCTCCACAAAATCCTGGCCTCTACCCAGAAGAATAGCACCatatcctcctcctcttcgtcCTCCAGTTCCAGGAGCTCTCGCCTTCATGTCAGATCCTCTTCTTCTAACTCCAGCTCTTCATCCCATTCTAGCAGGAAGACCATTGATGCAACTGCTCAACAAGTCCAGCTGCTGAAAAGAcgttacagcagcagcagcagtagtagtagtagcagtagtagaAGTAGTAGTACTAGcagcagtagtagcagcagtggtagcagcagtagtagtagcagcagcagcagcagtagtagcagcagtagtagtagtagtagaagcagcagcagtatCAGTAGTAGTAGAATCAGCAGAAGCATAagtagaagcagcagcagaagcataagtagaagcagcagcagcacaagcGAAAgaagcagcagcttcagcttcTCCACCTCTGTCAGTACTTCCAAGTCCAGCTTTGCATCGAGCTTCGCGTCGCTCTTCAGTCTCAGTTCAAGCTCTTCTCACTACAGTGCGCACCACAGAAAGGTAAACATGTTGTATTATATTCAGACAAAGAGCCGCTTGAGCTGCCACTACTACTGTTTGAATATTTATATTCTATAAGTCAGCATTTTATTAATATTCTATTTTCTATCTATggttttaattaatttgaaatCTCATAGTTGTCTGAGTGACAGCAGAATGGATTATGGCCACTGTGGTtgctgacaaaatgtttcttcatAGCAACCTGCGAGTCATCGCCACAAATCGAAGGAGAagcacaaagagaaacacaagaAGAACCACAAGGACCACAAGAATCCAGTGAGAACCCATTTACACCATGTTTGAAATTATGACAATACTGCACATTGTACAGTTTGCACAGGTGGTAACTTGTGTTATGTCTTTTGCATGGCACTATATGGCATTCTTGTAGCATCCCACCTCTAAAGCCACATCGTCAGAGGTTTTTAGAAGCAGAAGCAGTGGCTCAAGCTTGGACGCTATCCAACATAAGGTCAAATCCGGTCAAATCTTCTTTCCGGTGAGGGATTTTATGGATGCACTCACATGAATAATTGTCCCCACAGAAGCGGTTCCTTGACAGTCAAGCTGCTGTCTTTGGCATGATCTTCCGTGCTGTTAAAGCTGACAAGAAGAAGCAGGGCTACCAGTTCACTGCTTACATGGACAAAACCACCAGCAGACTTCAAATCATTCTAGATGACATTGTTCCTGATAACAACTGGAGGCTCTGTGCTGATGGAGCCGTGTTGAGCATGCACAAAGTCAAAGTGAGACACTGTCAGGCTTATTTTTGGATGTTAAACTAAGCATAGCACGAAAAAACGAACCCTAAACCTTTCTGCCTTGTGTCATTTTGATTTGTTCTTTCTAGGCTAAAATGAACTGGGGAGCAGAATGCAACCAATATGACACCGCGATTACAGCGGAAACTGGTCTTGTCGGTCGAAACCCTGCAGCTCGGCTGAAGGTGGACTGGAATCGGCTACCGTCTGATCTCAAGCACCGTGCAAAGACGTATGAAACTTCACAGACACTGTCACGCATGTCATACACACAATATGAAAACATCTGATATTTGTAAATTCCTTTGCAGGATGTATAAGTACATTTCTGCTCACATGACTGCCGGCTTGATTCAGGAAAAGGACAGAAACAGTGACAAGCAGCTCTCGTTTACTGTGGCTGTAGTATCTGACAAGATCATCGACCTGATTTGGAAAACACCGAGAGTACGATCAGTGAAGTTGTTCTTTCAAAATAGACTcatgtgttttgatttttcttaCAATAATTATTCTGTTTACAGAGCACTGTTCATAAGCGGGCTTTGcatcttcccatcactctgccACGTAACGAGATCAAAGATCTTACTTCCTTCAGTGGCGTCTCTGGAAAGGTCAAGCACTTGTTAGCTGCGGCTGGCGCAGGTAATGGCTCGTGCCTGTCATTTAAACGTGGACAGGCTGTGTCCTTttctgtaattaaaaaaatgtacgttttttcccctcctcagCTGAATGTAGCTTCACCGGCAATACACTGACCACATTCAACAACAAGAAATTAAAGAACGAGATGCCCTCAAATTGCTATCAGGTTCTGGCACAGGATGGCACAGACGAGCTGAAATTCATCGTTCTACTGAGGAAGGATCGCACTGAACAGAAGCAGATCAGTGTCAAAGTTGCTCACATGTAagatttcattaaaaacacGAAAGAAACTCTGGTTTTTGATAAAACTGagtctttttatttcttctcgtGCAGAGACATTGACCTCTATCAGAGGAGAACCAGTGTGACTGTGAATGTGAACGGGCTGGAAATACCCACGAGCAACCTGCCATATCATTATCCCCGAGGTTTCTATGCAGTCTAAAACCTTTGACTTTAACCATTTAATCTGATTGTGCAAACTATAATCAAATCTACGATCAAATTTTATCCCAGATCTTTCTGTTGAAAAAACGAGAGTAATCATGGAACCTTTTTGTCTTACAGCTGACATCCAGATCAAACAAAATGGCGAAGGCATCTCTGTGTATGCAGCTAGCTATGGTCTTCATGAAGTCTACTTTGACAAGAAGTCATGGAAGGTAAAAGCAAAACTGATTACTTTGGTTTTTAACTTAAAAGCCCAGGAAAAACCAAAGAGACCAAGAGAGATGGAAATTCGGTTAAAATTGACGTCTGATTAATCACGTGATCCTACGATGCAGATTAAAGTTGTGGACTGGATGAAGGGGAAGACTTGTGGGCTCTGCGGAAAGGCTGACGGCGAGACCATGCAGGAGTATCGCACACCCACTGGATGGATAGCCACGACAGCAGTGAGCTTTGCTCATTCTTGGATTCTGCCAGCTGAGAACTGCAGAGATGCCACTGGTAAGACAAAGATATTTGATGTAATCATGGCAAGTCTTCTAAACAAAAATATACTGAATCTATCAGGAACCCTAAAATCCCTGCTGTGTTACAGAGTGCCGTATGAGGCATGAATCGGTGCAGCTGGAGAAGCAGGAAAACATGCAAGCTCAGAACTCCAAGTGCTACTCTGTCGACCCTGTACTGCGCTGCATGCCTGGGTGCTTCCCTGTGCGCACCACCAACGTCACTGTTGGCTTCCACTGCCTTCCAGCTGGTGAGTCTACAAAGACTAAAAATGCAACAACATAGAGAAAAacactgaggctacgtccacacgtacacgggtatttttgaaaacggagattttccgttttcgttttaaaaaataatcccgtccacacgtaaacacagaaatgaaggaaaacgctgctaggaacatgccaaagcaacaggtggcgatatattcctaaacgtgtagaaatgttggccaatcagaagtctagaagcctcggtgggaaatagtaaacaaagatgaggcaaagaagcagaactgagtcgtatgtgtggagggacagtaactgtgtgtatatgtgagcatttaaacactgcagagagtacaattaacagtaacagtattgtacaAATTCATTTtaccgaaacaataacgtggcgcacagtgtgacgtcaaaaaaaggcgcacatctttgacgctgcgtattctccgtttttctcatccacgcgtaaatgcaaaaacgcagttttcaaaaatatccaccctggcaggtgtttttagaaatctccgttttcagtgaccgaaaacgccgtttacatgtggacgaaaggtgcaaacgcatagaaaaatctgcgttttcaaaaatacccgggtacgtgtggacgtagcctgagttTCTAATCATTTTTGCTCCCTTCACATCTGCAGGTTCTAGCCCCTCCAGCATGCATAAGAGCGTGGACCTGATGGAAACTACGGAGAGTCACCTCGCCTGCACCTGCACTGCTCAGTGTGCTTAACAACAGCACTGTCAGTCTCAGACATTGCATGTATGTTTTgaatgttattttaaataaagtgcATCTCCAGATTAACTTACTGAGCTGAAAAAAGGACAATCCGTACTGAATAAGActgtttattacatttattgtaACGCAGAGACAATAGAAATGAGATCATCAGTGAAATAAAGTGTGAAGCTGAACGCACCCATATAAATTCAGTAATTGCCAGTTTTCCTTCTGGCTTAAATAAGTGATCCATATTCTCCATCCACTTCCCTGCTTTCTGTGATATCATCCACATAAATGCTTCCCTTATACGGTGAAACAGGAGCTTGGGAGTATGGTGACTGCAATTACTTTGCACATGCCAGATGACAAGTGCTGTGTGATTCTCCAAATTTTGGTATCAATCCATACACTGATAGTGGTGCTATTAACgtataaaggcagcttatgtagaGAAGAGCAGTGTGTTGTCATTTATTAGATACATCATAATCATTTTGCAAATTCTGAATGCCTTTTAAAGACTTCTACTGTGATTTTTACTATACACAATAATTACTCAACACGAAAACACACCGTTCagctttttgtgtattttgaaacatttttttggaCATGGAATGTAAATATGCCTGTCTCCAAAGAGCTTTGGCtcaacttctgttgtttaaatgtgctttaggctataaatgaaattgaacttaagaggatagaaacaaagtattgaTCTGATACCAATACCAGCATTGGTATCGAAACTATTTGGATCAATCCGTCCACCTCTACTGTTGACTTCAAATGAACTAGTGattcagaaacacacacacacacacacacacacacacaaaaaaaaaaagaaacacacacacacacacacacatagtgatGTCCTAAAGTCAACAGAAGTTTTGTATGCACTCATTTTGTGCAAAGGAAGAACACTGAAACACACGATGAATGATGCCGTGTTTAGTATACAAAAACAAGTGTATTCTATTCATATAGATTAAGCACTTTATTTTACCTCTTAATAAACACACCCATTGAATCGCTATAATTATTGGTGCCATGGTATTCTTTTTatagttcattttgttttccagtCTCAGTCCACCACAGAGGAATGGGAACCAGGAGAGGCagtgatgataaaaaaaaaaaaaaaatcagtgattaCTTTACTGACAGAAGTCAAATGACAGAAACCTTTTGTGTCTGTAAAACTATAATGAGCGTGAACATGAACATGTCATTTAACATTTGAGAGGTAAATTATGGCCACCTGTCAACACAAAGCTCCTAAAAGAAAAGTGACATTAAAGAAACAAATTGTTTCATGACAAATCATATTAACATCACAGTGGTCTAAAGTCACTATCTTCTACATAATATGTAAATTGTGCAAGATGTTACATTCTTCCTATTCAAAAGCAGCAGATATACTACCTGTTATAAACCTAACAGCAACATTTACTGGAAAAATGCAGCTGTCACTCAGTCACATTCTCAGTGTTGTAAACAGAGAGCCGGCATACTTGATTTGATTTACCCAGTCACATATTGCATTGAATCAGCAGCATCTAAATGTAAGATATGCCAATTCATGATTTACAgtaccataaataaataaactaactACATACTATATGCAGTACATTAATACAGAAGAAACCATCAGATCCAGCAAACCAGAACGTCACTCTTAACGCTCTTTCCTTCTTAAGCTGTTTAATCATTTTACAGTCCATCTGTGGGCCTTTGGCCTCCACCCATCAGACGCATATGTGAGACATAAACACTGGACATTAATGATAAGTCTGATTCAAGCGATGGGAGTTTTTGGCTTCAGATGGAGCTGTTCTTCTCCTGTGAGAGTGTGTGGTCCTCGCTGTACTCCCACTGTTGGTGCTGGACGAAAACATCTCCACAAAACATGCTCGATTCCTCCACAAGTTCCTCGTTTGTCTTTGGTTGCACTGAGCTGCAATCACATTGAGGGGAAAACTTCAAATTAAGTTCATGCAGGTACATTATGCCATGCTTATTAATAATTCAGAAATTGTGGTACACATAAAGCAACCACACCTGTTTTCTGGGATAAGGCAAAGCGTGGAAGCTGACGTGAGCGGGACACACCTGGGTGTGGGGGAGGCTGTGTCTGAATGACATTTGATGAGCTTTTCTGGAGCCACCGTCGCAGCCGCCTCTGTTTCAGCtgctgggaaaaaaagaggCTGATTTAATGACTGCTGGAATTGATGGAAATTACTCATCACTTAAAAAGAAACTTAGTCATAAGTCTACTTGgatatattttccttttttcaacTCCTGTTAATATGTAACATTTTCAAACCATCTAAAGCAACTGCTGCTCTTCATTTTAGGGAAATTGATAGAAAACTGAGAGACTCACATATCAAAAAGGCACTTTTAGATTTTAACAATGGGGTTTTCTTTGAGTCTGCAAATGGACTCAAGTTTAAAAACTGGTGTTTGAGCCATGTTGCTCGATCCTCCTCAAAGGCCTTCCTCTGCAAAATGAaccaaaaaaaaggttttaaaaacagttcaaaCATCTTAACTAAAGTCAGTAACCTGTCAGATGCACACAACTTTGCACAAGATCTAAactaatatttgtttttaatcaccTCGTGGCTCAGTCTGATGGCTGCCTCTGTAAAgttcttcctctccctctcaaagatcttcctctgctcctccagaGTCTTCCACTCCTCCCCGAGGCGCTCCTTCTCTTGAAGCATGTAGCAATTGCTTAGCAGGGATGCAGTTTCCTCATCACATGGAGAGCTTAGCTGCTGCTATAGGAAAGAAAGGAACGTGGATGGATTAATCAACAATTTATCGATTATTTATAGAACAAAATGAGTTTcaaccaaaacacaaacaacagtaAATCAGGTGTTCATTACAGGGTAA
The genomic region above belongs to Pelmatolapia mariae isolate MD_Pm_ZW linkage group LG15, Pm_UMD_F_2, whole genome shotgun sequence and contains:
- the LOC134642640 gene encoding vitellogenin-like → MRALVLALILAFVGECDDAVLPDPVFEAGKTYVYKYEALLLAGLLEKGSARAGLNISSKVNINAIDQNTYFIKLEEPELQEYSGIWPEDPFIPATELTSALQAELTTPIKFEYVNGAVGKVFAPETVSTTVLNIYRGILNVFQLNVKKTLNVYELQEAGTQGVCKTLYSITEDTEAERVYLRKTRDMSHCQERIAKDMGLAYTEKCGKCQEDTKNLKGVSSYSYIMKPLNNGIQIKEASVHELIQFSPFSEQHGAAHMETKQSLMLLEVRRPPYAPTTPPPQAQYSHRGNLTYQFSTELLQLPILLLNINDIESQLEDTLNHLVKQAVERVHEDAPLEFLKFVQLLRAASNETLENLWSKHSGISAHRKWIMDAIPAVGNPDALRFIREKYLAETITAFEAVQALITSFHMVTATNEAIEVIESLTKESNIARNPVLRQIVFLGYGTMIYKHCYERTSCPAELIQPIQDLLAQALKDGNTEDIILFVKALGNAAHPSSLKKITKMLPLHSKLGSSLPVRVHAEAMMALRNIAKKEPKTVQYLAFQLYGDKTLHSEIRMLACMVLFETKPSMSLVSAVVHIVKTDTNLQVASFTYSHMKSLTRSTSIIYASVAAACKAALRMLGPNVDKLSSRFSKAIHVDVYNSPFMLGAAATAYYINDAATIMPKSITTRIKAFFAGAAADILEVGVRTGGLQEAFLKNPAVFDSADRVTRMKHVIKALSYWKSAPNSKSLTSIYVKFFGQEVAFVDFDKNWFDNTLNLIFANNNADTFGRDVFKALQSGPILHFVKPLLANEVRRIMPTIAGFPMELGLYTAAVAVVPGQIKVTTTPALPEDFYLRHLLKADIDISTKVTPSVAVNTFAVFGINTAILQAVMVSRAKLYSIAPAKTEVTFNINEGYLNFTAHPVSVPENITAVEVETFAVVRNPASGERITPVIPANPRQVLILNNTSSDAASESRSEEFISQRQKAGMHIKSKMVKSKKKYCAQSVNAGLKACLKIATAYTGDAAVYKLAGKHSAAFSVTPIEGEAAERLELEVQLGSKAAQKIIKHITLREEEIPEETPVLMKLHKILASTQKNSTISSSSSSSSSRSSRLHVRSSSSNSSSSSHSSRKTIDATAQQVQLLKRRYSSSSSSSSSSSRSSSTSSSSSSSGSSSSSSSSSSSSSSSSSSSRSSSSISSSRISRSISRSSSRSISRSSSSTSERSSSFSFSTSVSTSKSSFASSFASLFSLSSSSSHYSAHHRKVNIHRHKSKEKHKEKHKTSKATSSEVFRSRSSGSSLDAIQHKKRFLDSQAAVFGMIFRAVKADKKKQGYQFTAYMDKTTSRLQIILDDIVPDNNWRLCADGAVLSMHKVKAKMNWGAECNQYDTAITAETGLVGRNPAARLKVDWNRLPSDLKHRAKTMYKYISAHMTAGLIQEKDRNSDKQLSFTVAVVSDKIIDLIWKTPRSTVHKRALHLPITLPRNEIKDLTSFSGVSGKVKHLLAAAGAAECSFTGNTLTTFNNKKLKNEMPSNCYQVLAQDGTDELKFIVLLRKDRTEQKQISVKVAHIDIDLYQRRTSVTVNVNGLEIPTSNLPYHYPRADIQIKQNGEGISVYAASYGLHEVYFDKKSWKIKVVDWMKGKTCGLCGKADGETMQEYRTPTGWIATTAVSFAHSWILPAENCRDATECRMRHESVQLEKQENMQAQNSKCYSVDPVLRCMPGCFPVRTTNVTVGFHCLPAGSSPSSMHKSVDLMETTESHLACTCTAQCA